One window of Branchiostoma lanceolatum isolate klBraLanc5 chromosome 8, klBraLanc5.hap2, whole genome shotgun sequence genomic DNA carries:
- the LOC136440145 gene encoding uncharacterized protein, translating into MERFNHILKGNGSLEAPLARQRYFLTTADTADLNYSIPPWHGWGMGRPTKLYKCQDLLKKAEEKYGKEGFLDKLLQKEQREKKRQLNYEKKEKEQQARESKKQKLVSACPEWGRQQLTDSASVGALAQKCSMEQLQQVLVLAAEKSPPVIAALNAVKEEGLLTKKNFKELHPKLAKYFASDINADEALKRSAEKHAQAEACKARQTELNSGIGGEWELSVTSTHPKVKGLKGELKIDDVSMLDDYHDYIDFGDGIYFGGLDGFKGKSCVEDKYMQFVTKWKFCGRRVTGLLRVTVGEDGNGKQFVEGSFKAGAQERNWPVTLQFTGNRKGELDDDEDDDDSEGDEDDHEGLCAFLTDLEEAG; encoded by the exons ATGGAACGTTTCAATCACATCTTGAAAGGTAACGGAAGTCTGGAGGCTCCACTGGCTCGGCAGAGGTACTTCCTGACAACAGCGGACACGGCAGACTTGAACTATTCCATCCCCCCCTGGCATGGCTGGGGAATGGGACGACCCACCAAGTTGTACAAGTGTCAGGACCTGTTAAAAAAG GCAGAGGAGAAGTATGGAAAGGAAGGCTTCTTGGACAAGCTGTTGCAGAAGGAGCAGCGAGAGAAGAAGAGGCAGCTAAATTATGAGAAG AAAGAGAAAGAGCAGCAGGCCCGTGAGAGTAAGAAACAGAAGCTGGTGTCGGCTTGTCCTGAGTGGGGCCGACAGCAGCTGACAGACTCCGCTAGCGTGGGGGCACTGGCTCAGAAGTGCAGCATGGAACAGCTACAACAG GTGCTTGTGCTGGCTGCTGAAAAGAGCCCTCCTGTGATTGCAGCCCTGAATGCAGTGAAAGAGGAAGGACTGTTGACCAAGAAGAACTTCAAGGAACTGCACCCCAAACTGGCAAAGTACTTTGCTTCAGATATCAATGCTG ATGAGGCTCTGAAGAGATCTGCAGAGAAGCATGCCCAGGCAGAGGCCTGTAAGGCTCGCCAGACAGAGCTGAACTCTGGCATCGGTGGCGAATGGGAGCTGTCTGTCACCTCCACCCATCCCAAGGTCAAAGGGCTGAAAG GTGAACTGAAGATTGATGATGTGAGTATGCTTGATGACTACCATGACTACATCGACTTTGGGGACGGCATTTACTTCGGCGGCCTGGATGGCTTCAAGGGAAAGAGCTGTGTGGAGGACAAGTACATGCAGTTTGTGACCAAGTGGAAGTTCTGTGGGAGAAG AGTGACTGGCCTGCTGCGTGTGACTGTAGGGGAGGACGGTAACGGCAAGCAGTTCGTGGAGGGTTCATTCAAGGCTGGTGCCCAGGAGAGGAACTGGCCCGTGACCCTGCAGTTCACAGGAAACAGAAAGGGGGagcttgatgatgatgaagatgatgatgactcaGAGGGTGATGAGGATGATCATGAGGGCTTGTGTGCCTTTCTGACTGACTTGGAAGAAGCAGGCTGA
- the LOC136440147 gene encoding mediator of RNA polymerase II transcription subunit 18-like: MSGGVSMQEYLLQGSVLDSSCETLLHRLRGLSDNVESGPEAFVDQEMVYMLRGSQTPPVLLRARRAMDQPDSLPWQLRYVGTAEAGIGDKSRSTLVRTCIDVATSDNVTTFLTDMGFRLDHECVVKGYLFTKGCIKVTVSKIFRVTVPGNTENLEPLSLSHLVELSVVSPSGQDEVADTMKLFAEQLKPIVQLEKVDHRRLQQV; encoded by the exons ATGTCGGGCGGCGTGAGTATGCAGGAGTACCTTCTCCAGGGCAGTGTGCTGGACTCCTCCTGCGAAACGCTTCTCCACAGACTCCGGGGCCTGTCCGATAACGTGGAGTCCGGCCCGGAGGCGTTCGTGGACCAGGAGATGGTTTACATGCTCAGGGGGAGCCAGACTCCTCCCGTCCTGCTCCGGGCCAGGCGGGCGATGGACCAGCCGGACTCGCTACCCTGGCAGCTCAGATATGTCGGCACGGCGGAAGCAGGGATAG GTGACAAAAGCCGCAGCACCCTTGTAAGAACATGCATCGATGTGGCAACGTCGGACAATGTCACGACCTTCCTCACAGACATGGGCTTCAGGCTGGACCACGAGTGTGTGGTGAAGGGATACCTCTTCACCAAGGGCTGCATTAAAGTCACCGTCTCTAAAATCTTCCGCGTGACGGTACCGGGAAACACGGAGAACCTGGAGCCGCTGTCGCTGTCCCACCTGGTGGAGCTCAGCGTGGTGTCCCCGTCGGGTCAGGACGAGGTCGCCGACACCATGAAGCTGTTTGCTGAGCAGCTAAAGCCCATCGTGCAGCTAGAGAAGGTGGACCATCGAAGGCTGCAGCAGGTTTAG